A section of the Maylandia zebra isolate NMK-2024a linkage group LG8, Mzebra_GT3a, whole genome shotgun sequence genome encodes:
- the LOC101468986 gene encoding mariner Mos1 transposase, translated as MSSTMDIQQLLPIKEEPDDWSPDMEQQVSQLLSIKKEEEEEADITDFPLAAAAVKSENEEKVHSLFHHVKNEYKDEEETQTCSSGVHHLFDIKEEVSHERSPIEDSDFFQERCIGQDGLQEDDTCATAPRTFPMPIFSIASRNALQRLKFEQREKIKFCVKTKISVKKTFKMLQEVYGSKAMSRSRCKDWYLRFKNGRTSVDDEIRSGRPSTSTTPKHIREIDQLVRQDFRISLREISAILNVSFGTVQAILTSTLNLHQVANKLVPRLLTPELKQYRLRACEDLRQQTRDDPTFMSRIITGDESWVYGCKPGKARRVNPTRSQFKVKLIVFFDIHGVVHREVVPDGQAVDAPFYLSVMTRLRKNIEAKRPELWQKGDWLLHHDDTPAHDALKECHYFCYTDTNLILHPQHSPDLAPCDFFLFPKINAKLRGHFFDTVEELQHASLIVLDSLGEEDFRRAFRAWQQRWVWCAAVQGNRFAADGGQI; from the exons ATGTCTTCAACCATGG ATATTCAGCAGCTGTTACCAATCAAAGAAGAACCAGATGACTGGAGCCCTGATATGGAGCAGCAAGTCTCACAGCTCCTCAGCATaaagaaggaagaggaggaggaagctgACATCACTGATTTCCCGCTCGCTGCTGCTGCGGTGAAGAGTGAAAATGAAGAGAAAGTGCACTCACTGTTTCATCATGTTAAAAATGAATACAAGGACGAGGAGGAGACTCAGACCTGCAGCTCAG GTGTCCATCATCTGTTTGATATTAAAGAAGAGGTTTCCCATGAACGGAGCCCGATTGAAGACTCGGACTTCTTCCAGGAACGCTGCATTGGCCAGGATGGACTGCAGGAGGATGACACATGTGCAACAGCTCCCAGAACCTTTCCGATGCCAATATTCAGTATTGCGTCCCGCAATGCATTGCAACGCCTCAAATttgaacagagagaaaaaatcaAATTCTGCGTGAAAACCAAGATATCTGTGAAGAAAACCTTCAAAATGCTTCAGGAAGTTTACGGCAGCAAAGCAATGAGCCGATCAAGATGCAAGGATTGGTATTTGCGTTTCAAAAATGGCAGAACATCCGTCGATGATGAAATCAGGTCAGGGCGACCCAGCACGAGCACAACTCCCAAGCACATCCGAGAAATTGATCAACTTGTGCGCCAGGATTTCCGGATCTCTCTGAGGGAGATTTCTGCCATTCTCAACGTGTCATTCGGAACGGTCCAGGCGATCCTGACGTCCACTTTGAACCTGCACCAAGTGGCTAACAAGCTTGTGCCCAGGCTACTCACTCCCGAGCTGAAGCAGTATCGTTTACGAGCCTGCGAGGATCTCCGTCAACAGACGCGAGATGACCCAACGTTCATGTCCCGGATCATAACTGGCGATGAAAGCTGGGTGTACGGCTGCAAGCCTGGAAAAGCAAGGAGGGTGAATCCGACAAGGAGCCAGTTCAAGGTCAAGCTCATCGTCTTCTTTGACATTCACGGGGTGGTGCATCGGGAAGTTGTTCCCGACGGTCAGGCGGTTGATGCTCCGTTCTACCTCAGTGTTATGACGCGTCTCAGGAAGAACATCGAGGCCAAACGACCTGAACTGTGGCAGAAAGGCGACTGGCTGCTCCATCACGACGACACACCCGCCCACGACGCACTGAAAGAGTGCCATTATTTCTGCTACACCGACACAAATCTCATTCTTCACCCACAGCACTCACCAGATTTGGCCCCCTGCgacttcttcctcttccccAAAATCAACGCCAAGTTGAGGGGACATTTTTTTGACACAGTGGAAGAGCTCCAGCATGCGTCACTGATAGTACTGGATTCACTGGGAGAAGAGGACTTCCGCAGAGCTTTCAGAGCGTGGCAGCAGCGCTGGGTGTGGTGTGCTGCTGTGCAAGGCAACCGCTTTGCAGCTGATGGTGGCCAGATTTGA
- the LOC101481887 gene encoding uncharacterized protein LOC101481887 produces the protein MKEVDYYREQGGESLDLEEKPDIKTLGVQPEQDENVNQTSDIPQLLVIKKEEVSPEWIQTLEQQYPNLHIKEEQEETWSTQEEKPPNGLLITGVPVKSEDGDDDDLKPQLSELHQRQSFKKEVKVEVKKEEEDEPPISSSANHIKTETGGAPVTTTNSDPRRDSEPNTDKQASAAFEAEVSVDGNNSDDDATDDDDEWQEPLSNCRPKTKDRDSNQKESDSNPAKTSFSCSECGKDFLSKQSLQSHVTSHSGRTPSSHLLNKKCSRVKQKADSKMSVGKAEKRYVCNDCGHRFRHRFNLKRHMRVHTGEKPFSCDICGRRFKQQCSLKRHTRRHKGEKSFNCNVCDKRFNVKDDLRQHMKCHTGEKPFGCQLCGKTYRAQCGLKRHMIVHSGERPFHCDICGKTFNEKKSLSKHGIIHTGEKPFGCDVCGKKFRHQCNVKTHMRIHTGEKPFGCNKCERKFNQSVLLKKHMKVHTEESSL, from the exons ATGAAGGAGGTGGATTATTATCGGGAGCAGGGCGGAGAAAGTCTGGATTTAGAAGAAAAACCTGATATTAAAACCCTCGGAGTCCAGCCGGAGCAGGACGAGAATGTAAACCAAACCTCTG atatcccacagctgttggttattaaaaaagaagaagtttcACCTGAATGGATCCAAACTCTGGAGCAGCAATACCCAAACCTCCACAtaaaagaagagcaggaggaaaCCTGGAGCACTCAGGAGGAAAAGCCACCTAATGGGCTCCTCATCACTGGCGTTCCTGTGAAGAgtgaagatggtgatgatgatgatttgaaACCTCAGTTGTCAGAGCTGCATCAAAggcaaagttttaaaaaagaggtTAAAGTTGAAgttaaaaaagaggaagaggatgagcctccaatcagcagctcagctaatcacataaaaacagaaacaggtgGAGCACCAGTAACGACCACAAACTCAGATCCACGCAGAGATTCAGAGCCTAATACTGATAAACAAGCTTCAGCTGCTTTTGAGGCAGaagtcagtgttgatggtaacaacagtgatgatgatgctactgatgatgatgatgaatggCAGGAACCTTTGTCCAATTGTCGACCTAAAACTAAAGACAGAGACAGTAATCAGAAGGAGTCGGATTCAAATCCTGCTAAAACATCCTTCAGCTGCTCCGAGTGCGGTAAAGACTTTCTCTCCAAGCAGTCTCTTCAGAGTCATGTGACAAGTCATTCAGGAAGAACACCTTCCAGCCATCTGCTTAATAAGAAATGCTCCAGGGTGAAGCAGAAAGCAGATTCAAAGATGAGCGTAGGCAAAGCAGAGAAACGATACGTCTGCAATGACTGTGGACACAGATTCAGGCATCGCTTTAATCTTAAAAGACACATGAGAGTTCACACAGGAGAGAAGCCTTTTAGTTGTGACATTTGTGGTAGAAGATTTAAACAACAGTGCAGTCTCAAAAGACACACCAGACGCCACAAAGGGGAGAAatcatttaattgcaatgtttgTGATAAAAGATTTAATGTAAAGGATGATCTTAGGCAGCACATGAAAtgccacacaggagagaaaccgtTTGGCTGTCAGCTTTGTGGAAAAACCTACAGAGCTCAATGTGGGCTTAAGAGGCATATGATAGTCCACTCAGGAGAGAGACCGTTCCACTGTGATATTTGTGGTAAAACATTTAATGAAAAGAAGTCGCTTAGTAAACATGGAATAattcacacaggagagaaaccattcGGTTGTGATGTTTGTGGTAAAAAATTTAGACATCAGTGTAACGTCAAAACACATATGAgaatccacactggagagaaacCATTTGGTTGCAATAAGTGTGAACGGAAATTTAACCAAAGCGTACTTCTTAAGAAACACATGAAAGTTCACACCGAGGAGAGTTCTTTATGA